One part of the Fibrobacter sp. UWH6 genome encodes these proteins:
- a CDS encoding fibrobacter succinogenes major paralogous domain-containing protein translates to MKNIFARMGVAVLVSAMAFALNACGSDSGSSAGDDPGTSNGNVETSSMIDSRDGQKYKTVKIGKMVWMAENMNYKTAASKCYDDKSENCEKYGRLYTWNDAMNACPGGWHLPNKDEFEGLRTLAGQTAEDIEKAGVVLKSKSGWAENGNGTDDFGFGALPAGDYDGIDDGLFDDEGKRTRFWSSTEESSGNGYYLRLGYNSDNASINSSDKRNGLSVRCVKD, encoded by the coding sequence ATGAAGAATATTTTTGCAAGAATGGGTGTCGCTGTTTTGGTTTCTGCCATGGCTTTTGCATTGAATGCCTGCGGCAGCGATTCGGGTTCCTCGGCAGGAGACGATCCTGGCACTTCCAATGGTAACGTAGAAACCAGTTCCATGATTGATTCCAGAGATGGTCAGAAGTATAAGACCGTAAAGATTGGAAAGATGGTCTGGATGGCGGAAAATATGAATTACAAGACTGCGGCCAGCAAGTGCTATGACGACAAGTCTGAAAACTGCGAAAAGTATGGACGCCTGTATACTTGGAATGACGCCATGAATGCTTGTCCCGGTGGCTGGCATTTGCCTAACAAGGATGAATTTGAAGGTTTGAGAACATTGGCAGGCCAGACTGCCGAAGATATTGAAAAGGCTGGTGTGGTGCTGAAGTCCAAATCGGGTTGGGCAGAGAATGGCAACGGTACGGACGACTTCGGTTTTGGCGCGCTGCCTGCTGGTGATTACGACGGCATTGATGATGGTCTTTTTGACGATGAGGGCAAACGAACTCGCTTTTGGTCTTCTACGGAGGAATCTAGCGGCAACGGGTATTATCTGCGTTTGGGGTACAACTCTGATAACGCCAGCATAAACAGTAGTGACAAGAGAAATGGTCTATCAGTTCGCTGCGTGAAGGACTAG